The following are from one region of the Marinitoga sp. 1197 genome:
- a CDS encoding radical SAM/SPASM domain-containing protein produces MKPSAYNQLIEKNDGSLLLFNGITNAILKVEKEHVEKIKKILSGEIKEEPEILKKGGFIIKEDKDELSEIIAKYKRFQFSDKYYHLTITMTTSCNFNCKYCYQSQAKEISIKPFKIRNIKENTIDSIITLVKDKIEEKKPEVFSVTFWGGEPLLEKEKIIYISKKIKNICEIEAVKYDSFIITNGYLLNEKTINDLKNAGIEKLIITLDGIEETHDKLRILKNGKGTFERIYENIKMATKKIFVKIRINVFPHNINSIKKLIDKISEDKLKIEIDLRQGETTNNNKLKSFTLKEFAKTESELYNYIIEKIEYYNYNPFLKINQARCDATSINSLVIDADGKLYKCWGEIGGISKEIGELKENGKIELNYRKNIWIAIDPFDEECKKCKVLPYCMGGCILGKVMAEKYGVIEHGRERCLPIKYNLKDMILLTEKTHGRRKNGIRK; encoded by the coding sequence ATGAAACCATCAGCGTATAATCAATTAATAGAAAAAAATGATGGAAGCCTTCTTTTGTTTAATGGAATAACAAATGCTATATTAAAAGTAGAAAAAGAACATGTTGAAAAAATAAAAAAGATATTATCCGGTGAAATAAAAGAAGAACCAGAAATCCTGAAAAAAGGTGGATTTATAATAAAAGAAGATAAGGATGAATTGAGCGAAATAATAGCTAAATATAAAAGATTTCAATTCTCAGATAAATATTATCATTTAACTATAACAATGACAACAAGCTGTAATTTTAATTGCAAATATTGTTATCAGAGCCAGGCAAAAGAAATAAGCATAAAACCGTTTAAGATTAGAAATATAAAAGAAAATACCATAGATTCAATAATAACGCTGGTAAAAGATAAAATAGAAGAAAAAAAACCAGAGGTATTCAGTGTAACTTTCTGGGGTGGCGAGCCGTTATTGGAAAAGGAAAAAATAATATACATAAGTAAAAAAATTAAAAATATATGTGAGATAGAAGCAGTAAAATACGATTCGTTTATAATAACAAATGGATATTTGCTTAATGAAAAAACAATAAATGATTTGAAAAATGCTGGAATAGAAAAATTAATAATAACGCTCGATGGAATAGAAGAAACACATGATAAATTAAGAATATTAAAAAATGGAAAAGGAACATTTGAAAGAATATATGAAAATATAAAAATGGCAACAAAAAAAATATTTGTAAAAATAAGGATAAATGTGTTTCCACATAATATAAATAGTATAAAAAAGTTAATAGATAAGATATCCGAAGATAAATTAAAGATAGAAATTGACTTAAGGCAAGGAGAAACAACAAACAATAACAAACTAAAATCATTTACTTTAAAAGAATTTGCAAAAACAGAAAGTGAATTATATAATTATATAATAGAAAAGATAGAATATTATAACTATAATCCATTTTTAAAGATAAATCAGGCAAGATGTGATGCTACTAGTATAAATTCATTAGTAATAGATGCTGATGGGAAATTATACAAATGTTGGGGAGAAATAGGAGGTATTTCCAAAGAAATAGGTGAATTAAAAGAGAATGGAAAAATAGAATTAAATTATAGAAAAAACATATGGATTGCAATAGACCCATTTGATGAGGAATGTAAAAAATGTAAAGTATTGCCATATTGCATGGGAGGATGCATATTAGGAAAAGTTATGGCAGAAAAATACGGAGTAATAGAACACGGACGAGAAAGGTGCTTGCCGATAAAGTATAATTTAAAAGATATGATATTATTAACAGAAAAAACACATGGGAGGCGAAAAAATGGAATTCGTAAATG